The following are from one region of the Prosthecobacter sp. genome:
- a CDS encoding right-handed parallel beta-helix repeat-containing protein: MTKLLARALALIAFTLSAQGDPLSGTKTIGPTGDYSSIGAAIVDIQVQTLSGALVLELQAAYVSTVETFPLTFTNLGTTAVNTLTLRPQTGAASLSISSADTTAATVDLNGAQFLTLDGRPGGTGTVKQLTIANTSTSGVALRFVNEASGNLICYTVLKGVNTNASSGVIRFSTTTGANGNDDNILDHCEVCDGASTPANGIYSIGTINSAAQNNSGNLVSNCNIFNFYSGSVDAAGVRLEGGNTGWTFTGNSFYQTTSRVAVAANIRAIYVNSTSGNNFAVTGNFIGGSAPNAGGAPWTTTGTTALYMFQGIRLSAGTSTPSNVQGNTIQNIVWTSAFPGTGQPGAWEGVYLGTGAVNVGTITGNTIGSGSGTGSVSVTTSGTGATTFGIRTASSGTVTIANNTIGAITVNGTDTSITASLTGISASVGTNTISNNTVGSITTANSLNAATSSTSSTSQQVTGIFVLGLSTSASITGNTLANLNNNSSAAGQIRGIVTSAGVNTITGNTVRNLTTTSQNANTTTLQSVYGIIDTSTVAGQTVSQNTVHSLANTAATAAVSVTGIYFDGPTSGVNVIERNLVHSLAVSSNSASSQLNGMQFVIGVFTAQNNMVRVGRKADGTSTAGAATVRGLHDNGADAGRNFYHNSVYVGGTQTSGAASTRAFQGTTGVGNARTYQNNIFVNARGNSGATSKHYAVSYGGSGVNPAGLTAGGNIFRVSGTGGVLGFYSSDRSTLAAWQAATGQDATSAVADPLFSNPTGNASTVDLHLQASNPAEGGGIPLTDALTAAPATVTDDFDGQPRNTLTPADIGADAGNFTSTGDIFAPGISYPQLTDTLSLTSRALTGFATITDNVGVSGGAKSPRLYFKKSTDADAFNVPNNSTGNGWKYATAGNATSPYDFTVDYSLLNGSGVANGDTIQYFVVAQDEANNLISSPSGAASSASPPVQNVSAKPGSMNSYRVGDITAPTISFPLLSNGSTASRVLTGWATITDAVGMASGASAPRLYFKKSTDADAFGVTNDATGNGWKYVVASGSGPYSFTLDYSVINGGSVAVGDSIQYFVVAQDAANNLGSSPAGATASADPPVQNISAKPGTVRSFSIAPSISGTVTVGSGGTYPSLSGAGGLFAALNGALLTGDVVVKITSDLAETGGVTLNPWQEEGAGNYTFTIQPDSATMQTISGSAAAGLITLNGADRVSIDGRFGGSGRYLTFRNTNPGESASTLLFVNDASSNTVRNCVVEGASLNSVILFSSGTVTGNDNNLITGCQVRDLTTAAGVPYALIGSPGAFAAEPNSGNTIANNELFNFNAVAIYVSASGNDSWTISGNNIYEVNAATLNNYGIFMLGGGTNVITGNYIHDLLTSSGLSAGIYFSLNSTTTIARNRITALDVNAATTFVFGIFAQSSTGSLNVVNNQITLSPATSGSTTLYGMFEDGSSAVNVYYNSIVLGGTESGTRSSWASLRRTASTHTVRDNIFLNFRTGGSASHFAAGSEGGSGSYTASHNLYAGSGAGGSADFMDFSTTGDTVPMSFATWQSSTGETNSQAGLAGSGSFTAALFANAATGDLHLVPGGNPLVNATGIPIAGVTDDYDGNLRSLTTPSIGADEAVAAVGIAGWRQQFFGVTTNSGNAADTFDYDHDGLPNLIEWACNLSPTTASTLPASAVRNGAEVEFTYTRSVIALNAGTGFVVEWSDTLANDWQSTGVNETILSDNGTVQQVKATLPAGSAGRRFVHLKVTSPPG, from the coding sequence ATGACCAAGCTTCTTGCGCGGGCGCTGGCCCTGATTGCTTTCACGCTGTCGGCGCAGGGGGATCCTCTCTCTGGCACCAAGACCATTGGCCCGACCGGGGACTACAGTAGCATCGGCGCGGCCATCGTGGACATCCAGGTGCAGACGCTCTCTGGCGCGCTCGTGCTGGAACTTCAGGCGGCCTATGTGAGCACCGTCGAAACCTTCCCGCTGACCTTCACCAACCTCGGCACCACGGCGGTGAACACTCTCACCCTGCGCCCTCAAACCGGCGCGGCGAGCCTCTCGATCTCCAGTGCGGACACCACGGCGGCGACGGTGGATTTGAACGGTGCGCAGTTCCTCACCCTCGACGGGCGGCCCGGCGGCACAGGCACGGTCAAGCAACTGACCATCGCCAACACCAGCACGTCCGGCGTGGCGCTGCGTTTTGTCAACGAGGCCAGTGGGAATCTGATCTGCTACACCGTGCTCAAAGGTGTGAATACCAACGCCAGCAGCGGCGTGATCCGCTTCAGCACCACCACAGGCGCAAATGGCAATGATGACAACATCCTGGACCATTGCGAAGTCTGCGATGGTGCGAGCACCCCCGCCAACGGCATCTACTCGATCGGTACCATCAACTCCGCGGCGCAGAACAACAGCGGCAACCTCGTCTCCAACTGCAACATCTTCAATTTTTACTCCGGCAGCGTGGATGCGGCGGGTGTGCGACTCGAAGGCGGCAACACTGGCTGGACCTTCACCGGCAACAGCTTTTACCAGACTACCAGCCGCGTGGCAGTGGCGGCGAACATCCGTGCCATCTACGTCAACAGCACTTCCGGCAATAACTTTGCCGTGACGGGGAACTTTATCGGCGGCAGTGCGCCGAATGCAGGCGGTGCTCCGTGGACTACGACCGGCACCACGGCGTTGTATATGTTTCAGGGCATCCGGCTTTCTGCCGGCACCAGCACGCCGAGCAACGTGCAGGGGAATACCATCCAGAATATCGTGTGGACGAGTGCCTTTCCCGGAACCGGGCAGCCCGGCGCGTGGGAGGGGGTTTATCTGGGGACGGGTGCGGTGAACGTCGGCACGATCACGGGCAATACCATCGGCAGCGGCAGCGGCACAGGTTCGGTCTCCGTCACCACTTCGGGAACCGGAGCGACCACCTTCGGCATCAGAACGGCGAGCAGCGGTACAGTGACCATCGCCAACAACACCATCGGTGCCATCACGGTGAACGGCACGGACACCAGCATCACTGCCTCGCTCACCGGCATCTCGGCCTCCGTCGGGACGAACACCATCAGCAACAACACTGTGGGGAGCATCACCACGGCGAACAGCCTCAATGCAGCCACGTCGTCCACCTCCAGCACCAGCCAGCAAGTCACCGGCATTTTTGTCCTAGGACTCAGCACCAGCGCTAGCATCACGGGCAACACCCTGGCCAACCTCAACAACAACAGCAGTGCCGCCGGGCAGATTCGCGGCATCGTCACTTCCGCCGGGGTGAACACCATCACCGGCAACACCGTCCGCAACCTTACCACCACGAGTCAAAACGCGAATACCACCACCTTGCAATCGGTGTATGGCATCATTGACACCTCCACGGTTGCGGGCCAGACCGTTTCGCAAAACACGGTGCATTCGCTCGCCAACACGGCGGCTACGGCAGCGGTCAGCGTGACCGGGATTTACTTTGATGGTCCGACCAGCGGTGTGAACGTCATCGAGCGGAACCTGGTGCATAGCCTCGCGGTTTCATCCAACAGCGCATCGTCACAGTTGAATGGCATGCAGTTCGTCATCGGGGTCTTCACCGCGCAGAACAACATGGTGCGCGTGGGCCGCAAGGCGGACGGCACCAGCACGGCGGGCGCGGCCACCGTGCGCGGTCTCCATGACAACGGCGCGGATGCAGGCCGGAACTTCTACCACAACTCCGTCTATGTCGGCGGCACGCAAACGTCCGGAGCGGCCAGCACCCGCGCCTTTCAAGGCACCACTGGCGTGGGCAATGCCCGCACCTACCAAAACAACATTTTTGTCAACGCCCGCGGCAACAGCGGCGCGACCAGCAAGCACTACGCCGTGAGCTACGGCGGCTCGGGTGTGAACCCCGCCGGCTTGACGGCTGGCGGCAACATCTTTCGCGTCAGTGGCACCGGTGGCGTGCTCGGCTTCTACAGCAGCGACCGCAGCACCCTCGCCGCGTGGCAGGCCGCGACAGGGCAGGACGCCACTAGCGCGGTGGCGGATCCGCTCTTTTCCAATCCGACCGGCAACGCCAGCACGGTGGACTTGCATTTGCAGGCCAGCAATCCGGCAGAAGGCGGCGGCATCCCGCTCACCGACGCCCTGACCGCAGCGCCTGCCACTGTGACGGATGATTTCGACGGCCAGCCTCGCAATACGCTCACGCCTGCGGACATCGGTGCGGATGCCGGGAACTTCACCTCCACTGGAGACATCTTCGCGCCCGGCATCAGCTACCCGCAACTGACCGACACGCTCTCACTTACGAGTCGTGCTTTGACCGGCTTCGCCACCATCACGGATAACGTGGGCGTCTCAGGAGGAGCGAAATCGCCGCGCCTCTACTTCAAGAAATCCACCGATGCCGATGCCTTCAACGTGCCGAATAACTCGACAGGCAATGGCTGGAAATACGCCACCGCCGGCAATGCCACGAGCCCCTATGACTTCACGGTGGACTACTCGCTCCTGAACGGCAGCGGTGTGGCGAATGGCGATACGATTCAGTATTTCGTTGTTGCGCAGGACGAGGCGAACAATCTCATCTCCAGTCCGTCGGGCGCGGCGAGTTCCGCCAGTCCGCCCGTGCAAAACGTGAGCGCCAAACCCGGCAGCATGAACAGCTATCGGGTTGGTGACATCACCGCCCCCACCATCAGTTTCCCGTTGCTCTCGAACGGCTCCACCGCAAGTCGTGTGCTCACCGGTTGGGCGACGATCACGGATGCCGTGGGCATGGCCAGCGGCGCGAGTGCCCCGCGCCTCTACTTCAAGAAGAGCACGGATGCCGATGCCTTCGGCGTGACGAACGACGCCACTGGCAACGGCTGGAAGTACGTCGTCGCCAGCGGCAGTGGTCCCTACAGCTTTACGTTGGATTACTCGGTCATCAACGGAGGCAGCGTCGCCGTGGGCGACAGCATCCAATACTTCGTCGTCGCACAGGATGCCGCGAACAACCTAGGCTCCAGCCCCGCCGGTGCGACCGCCTCGGCAGATCCGCCCGTGCAGAACATCAGTGCGAAGCCCGGCACGGTGAGAAGCTTCAGCATCGCCCCTTCGATCAGCGGCACGGTGACGGTTGGCAGCGGCGGCACCTATCCCAGTCTCAGCGGCGCGGGCGGACTCTTCGCCGCGCTCAACGGCGCGCTGCTCACCGGTGACGTGGTCGTGAAGATCACCAGCGACCTGGCCGAGACCGGCGGCGTGACGTTGAACCCATGGCAAGAAGAAGGCGCAGGCAATTACACCTTCACCATCCAGCCGGACAGCGCGACGATGCAGACCATTTCCGGCAGCGCGGCGGCGGGTCTGATCACACTCAACGGCGCGGACCGCGTGAGCATCGACGGACGCTTCGGCGGCAGCGGCAGATACCTCACCTTCCGCAACACGAACCCCGGCGAAAGCGCGAGCACCCTTCTCTTCGTCAACGACGCCAGCAGCAATACTGTGCGCAACTGCGTGGTGGAAGGCGCGAGCCTCAATAGCGTCATTCTCTTCAGCAGCGGCACGGTGACGGGCAACGACAACAACCTCATCACTGGCTGCCAGGTGCGCGACCTGACCACCGCCGCCGGGGTGCCGTATGCCTTGATTGGCTCCCCTGGTGCCTTCGCGGCCGAGCCGAACTCGGGCAACACCATCGCGAACAACGAGCTGTTCAATTTCAACGCTGTCGCCATCTACGTCTCCGCGTCGGGCAACGACTCGTGGACGATCTCCGGCAACAACATCTACGAAGTGAACGCCGCAACCCTCAACAACTACGGCATCTTCATGCTAGGCGGCGGCACTAACGTCATCACGGGCAACTACATCCACGACCTGCTCACATCCAGCGGTTTGAGCGCCGGCATCTATTTCAGCCTCAACAGCACTACGACGATCGCGCGCAACCGCATCACCGCCCTCGACGTGAACGCGGCCACGACATTCGTCTTTGGCATCTTCGCTCAAAGCAGCACCGGCTCCCTCAACGTGGTCAACAACCAAATCACCCTCAGCCCCGCCACGTCCGGGAGCACGACGCTCTACGGCATGTTCGAAGACGGCTCGAGCGCGGTGAATGTTTACTACAACAGCATCGTTCTCGGCGGGACGGAAAGCGGCACGCGCAGTTCCTGGGCGAGCCTGCGCCGAACCGCCAGCACGCACACCGTGCGGGACAACATTTTCCTAAATTTCCGCACCGGCGGCAGCGCCAGTCATTTCGCCGCCGGCAGCGAAGGCGGCAGCGGCAGCTACACCGCGAGCCACAATCTCTATGCCGGCAGCGGCGCTGGAGGCTCGGCGGACTTCATGGACTTCAGCACCACGGGCGACACCGTCCCCATGAGCTTCGCGACGTGGCAAAGCTCCACTGGCGAAACGAACTCGCAGGCGGGCCTCGCGGGCAGCGGCAGCTTCACCGCCGCGCTCTTCGCCAACGCCGCCACTGGCGACCTGCACCTCGTCCCCGGCGGCAATCCCTTGGTCAATGCCACAGGCATCCCCATCGCAGGAGTGACCGACGACTATGATGGAAATCTCAGATCACTCACAACACCCAGCATCGGTGCGGATGAAGCAGTTGCAGCCGTCGGCATCGCGGGCTGGCGGCAACAGTTCTTCGGCGTCACGACCAACAGCGGCAATGCGGCAGACACGTTTGACTATGACCATGACGGTCTGCCCAACCTCATCGAGTGGGCCTGCAATCTGAGTCCTACCACCGCGAGCACGCTGCCTGCCAGCGCCGTGCGCAACGGTGCGGAGGTGGAGTTCACCTATACGCGCAGCGTCATCGCACTGAATGCGGGAACTGGTTTCGTCGTGGAGTGGAGCGACACGCTGGCCAATGACTGGCAGAGCACCGGGGTGAATGAGACGATCCTCTCTGACAACGGCACGGTGCAGCAAGTGAAGGCGACGCTGCCCGCCGGCAGTGCTGGCCGACGTTTTGTGCATCTGAAAGTGACGTCCCCGCCGGGGTGA
- a CDS encoding alpha/beta hydrolase-fold protein — MNLRPFLVLSLAALALPVFAADKQKEKKPDRPQPPTRPLDGPGAPKFTRFDGKPGVNPPVDAEGDFVIGPDYVAAPETKVAEGVPQGKVMQFQIDSKDCKLFNPGIARDVFGTVDPNNPKTLIVETHPIDYKRTVTVYVPAQYVAGTAAPFIVTHDGPGMGKPDMNLARILDNLIAQKRVPAMIAIMISSGGGDAQGHERGREYDTMSGLYAEFIENEVLPLVEKNAGIKLTKDPEGRATMGNSSGGSAALAMAWYRPDLYHRVLTFSGTFVNQQWPFNPETPDGAWGFHSKIIPESPVKPLRIWMAVGDRDLLNPNVMRDGMHDWVEANHRMAKVLKEKGYHYQYVYCLNAGHGIGPARPQILPHALEWLWKGYSIAK; from the coding sequence ATGAATCTTCGCCCATTCCTCGTTCTCAGCCTCGCCGCGCTCGCTCTTCCTGTCTTCGCGGCCGATAAACAAAAAGAAAAGAAGCCGGACCGCCCGCAGCCGCCGACGCGACCCTTGGATGGGCCAGGAGCCCCCAAGTTCACGCGGTTCGATGGCAAGCCGGGGGTGAATCCACCGGTGGATGCCGAGGGTGATTTCGTCATCGGCCCGGACTATGTCGCGGCACCAGAGACAAAGGTCGCCGAAGGCGTGCCGCAGGGGAAGGTGATGCAGTTCCAGATCGACTCGAAGGACTGCAAGCTCTTCAATCCCGGCATCGCACGCGATGTTTTCGGCACCGTCGATCCGAACAACCCGAAGACGCTGATCGTCGAGACGCATCCCATCGACTACAAGCGCACCGTCACTGTTTACGTGCCCGCGCAGTATGTGGCCGGCACGGCGGCGCCGTTCATCGTCACGCACGATGGTCCAGGCATGGGCAAGCCGGACATGAACCTCGCGCGCATCCTCGACAACCTCATCGCGCAGAAGCGCGTGCCTGCGATGATCGCCATCATGATCTCCAGCGGCGGCGGCGACGCGCAGGGCCATGAGCGTGGTCGCGAATACGACACAATGTCCGGCCTGTATGCCGAATTCATCGAGAACGAAGTGCTGCCGCTGGTGGAGAAGAACGCGGGCATCAAACTCACCAAGGATCCCGAAGGCCGCGCCACGATGGGCAACAGTTCGGGTGGCTCCGCCGCGCTCGCGATGGCCTGGTATCGCCCCGATTTATATCACCGCGTGCTCACCTTCTCCGGCACCTTTGTGAACCAGCAGTGGCCCTTCAATCCCGAGACGCCCGATGGCGCGTGGGGCTTCCACAGCAAGATCATCCCCGAAAGTCCGGTGAAGCCACTGCGCATCTGGATGGCCGTCGGAGATCGCGATCTGCTCAACCCGAACGTCATGCGCGACGGCATGCACGACTGGGTGGAAGCGAACCATCGCATGGCGAAGGTCTTGAAGGAGAAGGGCTATCACTATCAGTACGTCTATTGCCTCAATGCCGGCCACGGCATCGGCCCCGCGAGGCCGCAGATCCTGCCGCATGCGCTGGAGTGGCTTTGGAAAGGGTATTCCATCGCGAAGTAG
- a CDS encoding response regulator: MKASAPTRPIIILMAEDNPTDVLITKEGLLRAKMLNTLHVVEDGVEAMEFLRHEGKYADAPRPDLILLDLNMPRMGGQEVLTEIKTDEKLKHIPVVVLTTSKSDEDVHKAYGHHANCYIVKPVDFTTFTKVVQTIQDFWFCVVTLPPGPR, from the coding sequence ATGAAAGCCAGCGCCCCCACCCGTCCGATCATCATCCTGATGGCCGAGGACAATCCGACCGACGTGCTCATCACCAAGGAAGGACTCCTTCGTGCCAAGATGCTCAACACGCTGCATGTGGTGGAGGACGGCGTGGAAGCCATGGAGTTCCTGCGCCATGAAGGCAAGTATGCTGACGCGCCCCGCCCGGACCTGATCCTGCTCGACTTGAACATGCCCCGCATGGGCGGCCAGGAAGTGCTCACTGAGATCAAGACCGATGAAAAACTGAAGCACATCCCGGTGGTCGTCCTGACCACCTCGAAGTCCGACGAGGATGTCCACAAGGCCTACGGCCACCACGCCAACTGCTACATCGTCAAGCCAGTGGACTTCACCACCTTCACGAAGGTGGTGCAGACGATCCAGGACTTCTGGTTCTGCGTAGTCACGCTGCCGCCGGGTCCACGGTGA
- a CDS encoding ankyrin repeat domain-containing protein → MNPLLTAIVDDDRKAVQALLKADGGLVTRLIQEPKLHQAKIFHWIYVGDTALHLAAAGYRVEIIRLLLKAGANPNAAANHRRSSPLHYAANGFITGPAWDAYRQVETIRCLLDAGADLHAQDKNGATPLHRAVRTRSAAAVRCLLQAGSDPTRENLSGNTPFHLAVQNTGRGGSGAAAAIEAQREIIKAFLAAGISSELKNGSGKSVVDAAKSAWIRAVLAAVPRNDL, encoded by the coding sequence ATGAATCCTCTGCTGACAGCCATCGTGGATGACGACCGCAAGGCCGTCCAAGCACTGCTCAAGGCGGATGGCGGGCTTGTCACACGCCTGATTCAGGAACCGAAGCTGCACCAGGCGAAGATCTTCCATTGGATCTACGTCGGCGACACGGCGCTGCATCTGGCCGCAGCGGGTTATCGCGTCGAGATCATTCGACTGTTGCTGAAAGCCGGTGCCAATCCCAACGCGGCGGCCAATCATCGCCGCAGCAGCCCGCTGCACTATGCGGCGAACGGTTTCATCACCGGTCCCGCGTGGGATGCCTACAGGCAGGTGGAGACGATCCGCTGCCTGCTCGATGCCGGGGCCGATCTGCACGCGCAGGACAAGAACGGCGCGACTCCGCTTCACCGCGCGGTCCGCACGCGCTCTGCGGCGGCGGTGCGGTGCCTTCTGCAAGCTGGCAGTGATCCGACGCGGGAGAACCTATCCGGCAACACGCCGTTTCACCTCGCCGTGCAAAACACCGGGCGTGGCGGATCGGGTGCGGCAGCGGCCATCGAAGCACAGCGGGAGATCATCAAGGCGTTCCTTGCCGCTGGCATCAGCTCCGAACTCAAGAACGGCAGCGGCAAGAGCGTGGTGGATGCAGCCAAGAGCGCGTGGATTCGAGCGGTGCTCGCCGCAGTTCCAAGGAACGATTTGTGA
- a CDS encoding DUF433 domain-containing protein, producing the protein MTPTAHDTATLLKRITLDPGVCHGKPTIRGLRYPVESVLEYLAGGDTFEEVLAEFPDLEREDLQACIQFATQSLKLRSLHLVAA; encoded by the coding sequence ATGACTCCCACCGCACACGACACAGCCACACTGCTCAAGCGGATCACCTTGGATCCCGGTGTCTGCCACGGCAAGCCAACGATTCGCGGCTTGCGCTATCCGGTGGAGTCGGTGCTCGAATACCTGGCAGGCGGCGACACGTTTGAAGAGGTGCTGGCGGAGTTTCCTGATCTGGAGCGCGAGGACTTGCAGGCCTGCATCCAGTTCGCCACCCAGTCCTTGAAGCTTCGCAGCCTGCACTTGGTGGCGGCATGA
- a CDS encoding VOC family protein, whose translation MKQSLGLVSLVVRDYDEALDFFIGKLSFLLVEDSPVPEQAKRWVVIAPPGAMESRLLLARASTPEQAAHIGAQTGGRVFLFLYTDNFWRDYERYQAQGIVFVREPKHEPYGTVAVFQDLYGNLWDLLEPRSRTEALA comes from the coding sequence ATCAAACAATCTCTGGGTTTGGTGTCACTGGTCGTGCGCGACTACGATGAGGCACTCGACTTCTTTATCGGCAAGCTGAGCTTCCTGCTGGTGGAAGATTCGCCCGTGCCGGAGCAAGCGAAGCGTTGGGTGGTCATCGCCCCGCCAGGTGCGATGGAGTCGCGGCTGCTGCTGGCACGGGCCTCCACTCCCGAGCAGGCGGCGCATATCGGTGCGCAAACGGGCGGCCGGGTCTTCCTGTTTCTCTACACGGACAACTTCTGGCGCGACTACGAGCGCTACCAGGCGCAAGGGATTGTCTTTGTGCGCGAGCCGAAGCACGAGCCGTATGGCACGGTCGCAGTGTTCCAAGATCTGTATGGCAACCTCTGGGATTTGCTGGAGCCCAGGAGTCGCACCGAGGCATTGGCATGA
- a CDS encoding DUF2004 domain-containing protein: MSPNTSEIEKRRETALAAIKTAYGTEEDEFGATMFVSHHLEELDASYWLKHLQAASPEPTRVLDMLVLRSHWGDEDENGIDTFDFTLPDEITNYVISVRFSEDGSVNDISMES, translated from the coding sequence ATGTCCCCGAATACCTCCGAAATCGAAAAACGTCGAGAAACTGCGCTTGCCGCCATTAAGACTGCCTACGGCACCGAAGAAGATGAGTTCGGCGCAACCATGTTCGTGTCACATCACCTCGAAGAACTCGATGCTTCCTACTGGCTAAAGCATCTTCAAGCTGCCTCACCTGAACCCACGCGAGTGCTGGATATGCTTGTGCTTCGCTCACACTGGGGAGATGAAGACGAAAACGGAATCGACACCTTCGACTTTACGCTTCCTGACGAGATCACCAATTACGTCATCAGTGTCCGCTTCAGTGAAGATGGGAGCGTCAACGATATCTCGATGGAAAGTTGA
- a CDS encoding fibronectin type III domain-containing protein, whose translation MAANPTPTNDSVLLARCHDLIKGCEALEEEIGIKQNTAAAMQAAWDAANAALMEVGRVKTERGQRRKELRNRDREGEVVIGRCRLRLTALFGTGFNTQWGAAGFPDRSTMVPEVFAKRMSLLSSLTRYFELKPEHESTDMGATAVICGATFEALSDARSAVNFNKSALRTAVLAKNKALKKLRHKMRGLIWELGILLTASDPRWLRFHLQMPARLSLPPPVEQVTLEATGQGKVFVQWPPAPHATRYRVQMQRMGAAEFTAAATVHEPEAWLQDLPPGEFIEVRIIAANKAGEAAPSPASVVVVR comes from the coding sequence ATGGCTGCGAACCCGACTCCTACCAACGATTCTGTGCTGCTGGCCCGCTGCCATGACTTGATCAAGGGCTGCGAGGCGCTGGAGGAGGAGATCGGCATCAAGCAGAACACGGCGGCGGCGATGCAGGCGGCCTGGGACGCGGCCAATGCCGCCCTGATGGAGGTGGGGCGGGTGAAAACGGAGCGCGGGCAGCGGCGCAAGGAACTGCGGAACCGTGATCGCGAAGGGGAGGTGGTGATCGGCCGCTGCCGCCTGCGGCTGACGGCGCTGTTTGGCACCGGCTTCAACACGCAGTGGGGCGCGGCGGGTTTTCCCGACAGGTCCACGATGGTGCCGGAGGTCTTCGCGAAACGCATGAGCCTGCTGTCGAGTCTGACGCGGTATTTCGAACTGAAGCCTGAGCACGAAAGCACGGACATGGGAGCCACGGCGGTGATCTGCGGGGCGACGTTTGAAGCGCTGTCGGACGCGCGGTCGGCGGTGAATTTCAACAAGTCCGCCCTGCGCACCGCCGTGCTGGCGAAGAACAAGGCGCTGAAGAAGCTGCGCCACAAGATGCGCGGGCTGATCTGGGAGCTGGGCATCCTGCTGACCGCCAGCGACCCGCGCTGGCTGCGCTTTCATTTGCAGATGCCCGCGCGGCTGTCGCTGCCGCCGCCGGTGGAGCAGGTGACGCTGGAAGCCACGGGCCAGGGCAAGGTTTTCGTGCAATGGCCCCCTGCCCCGCATGCCACACGCTACCGCGTGCAGATGCAGCGCATGGGCGCGGCGGAATTCACCGCCGCCGCCACGGTGCATGAGCCCGAAGCATGGTTGCAAGACCTGCCACCGGGTGAATTCATTGAGGTGCGCATCATCGCCGCCAACAAGGCGGGTGAAGCCGCGCCCAGTCCGGCTTCGGTGGTGGTGGTGCGGTAG
- a CDS encoding elongation factor P, with the protein MPATPVINLRKGHAVRHNNDVCVVTETELKTPPRMASFVQMSVRSITIGKVYNLRMTSNESLESVNLVKDNHEFSYKDGDGYHFIHPETFEDVLIGEDKLDAKTRGYLIEGQKYLVVFADDVVAGIELPASIIMTVTDSPAGVKGDSANNVYKEAITESGMRVQVPLFVGPGDKISVKTEDATYLGRAN; encoded by the coding sequence ATGCCAGCCACCCCCGTCATCAATCTCCGCAAAGGACACGCCGTCCGCCACAACAACGACGTCTGCGTCGTCACCGAGACCGAACTCAAGACGCCGCCGCGCATGGCTTCGTTTGTGCAGATGTCCGTCCGCAGCATCACCATCGGCAAGGTTTACAACCTGCGCATGACCTCCAACGAGTCGCTCGAGTCCGTGAACCTCGTGAAGGACAACCACGAGTTCAGCTACAAGGACGGCGACGGCTACCACTTCATCCACCCCGAAACGTTTGAAGACGTGCTCATCGGCGAAGACAAGCTCGACGCCAAGACCCGCGGCTATCTCATCGAAGGCCAGAAGTACCTCGTCGTGTTCGCCGATGACGTCGTCGCCGGCATCGAGCTGCCCGCCAGCATCATCATGACCGTCACCGACAGCCCAGCCGGGGTGAAGGGCGACTCCGCCAACAATGTGTACAAGGAAGCCATCACCGAGTCCGGCATGCGCGTCCAGGTCCCCCTCTTCGTCGGCCCCGGCGACAAGATCAGCGTCAAGACCGAAGACGCCACCTACCTCGGCCGCGCGAACTGA
- a CDS encoding DUF5615 family PIN-like protein, translating into MNEQRVVVTKDTDFYYSHLLHGRPWKLVLVRTGNMGLRATRQMFETHLPAIAAALQNSTLVELDQQRVSVVA; encoded by the coding sequence ATGAACGAGCAGCGCGTGGTGGTCACCAAGGACACCGATTTCTACTACTCCCATCTGTTGCATGGCCGTCCTTGGAAACTGGTGCTGGTGCGCACCGGGAACATGGGATTGCGGGCCACCCGGCAGATGTTTGAAACCCACCTGCCAGCCATTGCCGCAGCCTTGCAAAACTCCACTTTGGTGGAGTTGGATCAGCAACGAGTGTCGGTGGTGGCATGA